The Trueperaceae bacterium genome window below encodes:
- the sufD gene encoding Fe-S cluster assembly protein SufD: protein MVLSPDLPFKGQGIIENFLARGEPDWLNEVRRDAFQVFKSLPKPTNRDERWRYTELERFDFKGCRPVDKPMNRSLSPHIRQRISDSDADGVLVHKGGEVIFQEVSALAEGIIFKDLRNAALDHAELVEKYLGKVLDPSNDKYVSLNTAFWSGGTFVYVPKNVELEVPLGAFTTADQGGLGVGRTLIVVDSNAKLTFLDEYTSGTFDDRFFQSSVTEIVLMEGAQLRYVSLQDWGRNVVHMNHIRAHLERNSRLESLTVSLGADAARDEVETCLFGPGAESEMLGLYFADRGQHFNQYTLQHHLSEHAHSDLLFKGALRDGSTTVYSGVIVVDEDAQQTNAYQTNRNLLLDSESEAVSIPQLEIAANDVKCSHGSTTGPVPEDQRFYLMSRGLAPEVAEHVLVTGFLHEIMSRVTLPRAANYVERMVQEKLGVPGVHERLL, encoded by the coding sequence ATGGTACTTTCGCCGGACCTTCCTTTTAAGGGTCAAGGAATAATCGAAAACTTTTTAGCCCGTGGTGAACCTGATTGGCTTAATGAGGTTCGGCGAGATGCTTTCCAGGTTTTTAAATCTCTCCCTAAACCAACAAATCGTGATGAGCGGTGGCGCTATACAGAGCTTGAACGGTTTGATTTTAAGGGATGTCGGCCCGTTGATAAGCCAATGAATAGGAGTTTGAGCCCCCACATTCGCCAGAGGATTTCTGATTCGGATGCAGATGGTGTTCTGGTACATAAGGGAGGCGAGGTTATTTTCCAAGAAGTTTCAGCGTTAGCAGAAGGTATCATATTCAAGGATTTACGCAATGCAGCTCTTGACCATGCCGAGCTAGTCGAGAAATACCTGGGTAAGGTTTTGGACCCGTCAAATGACAAATATGTTTCTCTTAATACAGCTTTTTGGAGTGGGGGAACTTTCGTATATGTGCCGAAGAATGTCGAATTGGAAGTACCGCTCGGCGCTTTCACTACAGCGGACCAAGGAGGGCTCGGAGTAGGACGCACTTTAATTGTGGTCGACTCTAACGCTAAATTAACCTTTTTAGACGAATACACCTCTGGAACGTTTGATGATCGCTTTTTTCAAAGCTCGGTCACGGAAATTGTCCTAATGGAAGGAGCCCAACTTCGATACGTTTCTTTACAGGACTGGGGTCGCAATGTTGTACATATGAACCATATAAGGGCTCATCTTGAACGGAATAGTCGGCTTGAGAGTTTGACTGTTAGCCTTGGAGCCGATGCTGCTCGGGATGAGGTAGAAACATGTTTGTTTGGACCAGGAGCTGAGAGTGAGATGTTAGGGCTTTACTTTGCAGACCGGGGGCAGCATTTTAATCAGTACACTCTTCAGCATCACCTGTCTGAACACGCTCACTCTGATTTGCTATTCAAAGGGGCCCTCCGGGACGGTAGCACCACAGTGTACTCTGGTGTGATTGTTGTTGATGAAGATGCACAACAAACCAATGCATACCAAACTAACCGTAATCTTCTCCTAGATTCTGAAAGTGAAGCGGTTTCAATTCCTCAGTTGGAGATAGCTGCGAACGATGTGAAGTGTTCTCACGGTTCAACCACTGGTCCGGTTCCGGAGGATCAACGGTTCTATCTTATGAGCAGAGGACTGGCGCCTGAGGTAGCTGAGCACGTGCTAGTTACCGGGTTCCTTCATGAGATTATGAGTCGGGTTACTCTACCTCGTGCGGCCAATTATGTAGAACGTATGGTTCAAGAAAAACTTGGTGTTCCAGGTGTCCATGAAAGACTATTATGA